One region of Salvia miltiorrhiza cultivar Shanhuang (shh) chromosome 3, IMPLAD_Smil_shh, whole genome shotgun sequence genomic DNA includes:
- the LOC131015750 gene encoding uncharacterized protein LOC131015750, protein MEKLQTLSMAYEKCFQNLHYVERHEDHTIAHAIQTSYKKTKVYLWPAPTQSGMKAGKTVELILNLTGYRNVKSKVVGSRNPHNTVKALFKALNAIETPKDVQEKFGRTVVESYLL, encoded by the exons GCATATGAGAAGTGCTTTCAGAATCTGCATTATGTAGAGCGGCATGAGGATCATACAATTGCACATGCAATTCAGACATCGTATAAAAAGACTAAG GTGTATCTTTGGCCAGCTCCTACACAATCAGGGATGAAGGCAGGCAAAACTGTGGAGTTGATTCTTAACTTAACTGGTTACAGAAATGTGAAATCAAAG GTTGTTGGTTCAAGGAATCCCCACAACACTGTGAAGGCTCTCTTCAAGGCATTAAATGCG ATTGAAACTCCCAAAGATGTTCAGGAAAAGTTTGGCCGAACTGTGGTTGAATCATATCTACTGTGA